GTGGTTGTTCATCCACTGACGTGACTATATACTTTTGAGCCTTGTTGTCcgcttttttatatattgaataatctaCACCATACCTTTTTCTTGCATCTTCTTCAGTTTCTGAACTTGATTTGTTAAGAACAGGTTTTTTCGAATTTCCGGTCACAACATCAAATATATCGGCTGCAGTCATTATGACTTTTATTTGGAATTTCCATGTTTCCCAATTTTCATTACCTgtcagtttatttatttttatagattcgtTTTCCATAATAACGAATTATCTGTACACTGTCTGTAcactataaatgtaataataacaaacacagTTTCTGCGCTTCACACGATCGATGCACTAACACTGCACTGCACTATACTTCacgaattattattgctgTACACTGTCTGTACACAAACACGCGATtcgtaaatcaataattatagtatcaaACATACACGACTCTATTATAATTACCGTACTACTGGGCCCATAACCTGTTAAAGTACACCAGATATACAGAAGctaaaggtaaataataataagatcggatatatgtaataatataataatatgtataattgaaaCGAATAACTATAGTGCTCCGAGgcgtaatataaaacaacgaCTGATTGTCCTACAGACTACTACATAGAGAGAATATGctagttatacaaaaatgcCTATTCAGCGTCTGCCGAACTACAGtgtgaataattttacttataatctaCATACTATAGGGTGTGTTGTTTACATTCAACAATAAATCTTCTACAGGACCCCAGACGGAATTTgtgcttctataaatattcttgatagatgtttgaaataattctacctaccggctttgtaaataagcaattatttaactataatacaaagtttgtgctatttttcaaatcaacacggcgtcaaaactgttttctttttatatattatgaaatcatctACCACGATCCGAGCATGcattgattaagaaaaatcttttactagcatatcagtcggaattgataccttcccttatagctgatacgatgaacaaactgttaacttcacgatatgaaataaaatcttcTACCATGATCCGAGCATGcattgattaagaaaaatcttctactagcatatcagtcggaattgataccttcccttatagctgatacgatgaacaaactgttaacttcacgatatgaaataaaatcttctactaggatagcagcctgtaatgattaagaaaaatcttctactagcatatcagtcggaattgataccttcccttatagctgatacgatgaacaaactgttaacttcacgatatgaaataaaatcttctaccaggatcgcagcctgtaatgattaagaaaaatcttctactagcatatcagtcggaattgataccttTCCTTATAGCTGgatacgatgaacaaactgttaacttcacgatatgaaataagatcttctaccaggatcgcagcctgtaatgataCCTTCTTAGTAGGCCAGTAcggtttaaatttgtatatttcacaataataagataaatcttcTACTAGGATCCCAGCCGGCAATCATACCTTTCCGGAGAGCAAGTAATACGACTTcttaacgtatacaatttatcaatgtaaaaataaacttgacgaattattagcatagttttttttaatgacgttagcttccttaatagtttttcaataatatattaaatatcaaatatgagtattaacaacattgaaatattcctGTGTAGATGCATTTCATAACGTTAATGATGTAAATCTGTAATCAAGGTACCAGGAATATATAGGGATAAACTCGCCACTTAAGGAATGtcacgtacaatataataggacacaaaagttatataataaacctacacgCCGTATCGTTTATGAccgaatacaatgtaaatacttcttaaatcgtttttttaaaattatcttaattgtaaaataagtagttgttcactgattttcatttaaaatacggaatttttctcctggtttaccattaaaatacgagaaaaaaattgaaaagataaaTCTTCTACAGGACCCCAGACGGAATTTGTGcttctataaatatccttgatagatgtttgaaataattctacctaccggctttgtaaataagcaattatttaactataatacaaagtttgtgctatttatcaaataaacacggcgtcaaaactgttttccttttatatattatgaaatcatctACCATGATCCGAGCATGcattgattaagaaaaatcttctactagcatatcagtcggaattgataccttcccttatagctgatacgatgaacaaactgttaacttcacgatatgaaataaaatcttctaccaggatcgcagcctgtaatgattaagaaaaatcttctactagcatatcagtcggaattgatacctttccttatagctgatacgatgaacaaactgttaacttcacgatatgaaataagatcttCTACCAGGATCGCAGACTGTAATGATACCTTCCAAGTAGGCCAGTGCGGTTTAAATctgtttatttcacaataataagataaatcttcTACTAGGATCCCAGTCGGCAATCATACCTTTCCGGAGAGCAAGTAATACGACTTcttaacgtatacaatttatcaatgtaaaaataaacttgacgaattattagcatagttttttttaatgacgttagcttccttaatagtttttcaataatatattaaatatcaaacatgagaattaacaacattgaaatattcctGTGTAGATGCATTTCATAACGTTAATGATGTAAATCTGTAATCAAGGTACCAGGAATATATAGGGATAAACTCGCCACTTAAGGAATGtcacgtacaatataataggacacaaaagttatataataaacctacacgCCGTATCGTTTATGAccgaatacaatgtaaatacttcttaaatcgtttttttaaaattatcttaattgtaaaataagtagttgttcactgattttcatttaaaatacggaatttttctcctggtttaccattaaaatacgagaaaaaaattgaaaagataaaTCTTCTACAGGACCCCAGACGGAATTTGTGcttctataaatatccttgatagatgtttgaaataattctacctaccggctttgtaaataagcaattatttaactataatacaaagtttgtGCTATTTATCAAATCAACACAGCGTCAAaactgttttctttttatttataatgaaatcatCTACCATGATCCGATCATGcattgattaagaaaaatcttctactagcatatcagtcgAAATTAATACCTTCCCTTATAGCTCatacgatgaacaaactgttaacttcacgatatgaaataagatcttctaccaggatcgcagcctgtaatgattaagaaaaatcttttactagcatatcagtcggaattgataccttTCCTTCTAGCTGATACGATGtacaaactgttaacttcacgatatgaaataagatcttgtaccaggatcgcagcctgtaatgattaagaaaaatcttttactagcatatcagtcagaattgatacctttccttatagctgatacgatgaacaaactgttaacttcacgagatgaaataaaatcttctaccaggatcgcagcctgtaatCCGGATTCACCAATCCCTCTATAATTACGCCtttctaaaactaaaaaaaaattattcattgcgAATAATTGTTACGAAGTTCTTAGTTCATTGGAACAAACGGTAGATCCTCCCGCTGAAGACTCGCAGGATACAAATTTCGAACCAGACGCTCCTTTGTCTATCAAACCTCCCCCTCCTATATTCATGAAACACGTAGAGATTTCCCTGGATTATGCACCGTACTCTGCAGGTTAATTGGtgttgataattttcaatGCAAGTCAACGCCAGATCAACTAAAAATCCAAACAACAAATCCTGAAGCATACAGAACGCTAGTCAGGTACTTAAGAGATGAAAGAGCGCAATTTCACACGTTTCAATTAATAGAGGATAAACCAACTCGCGTGGTGATCCGCAATTTACATCCTACTACACCAACTAGTCTAATAAAAAGTGAATTGGAAACTCGTCTTTTTGAAGTCCGTCAAGTCTCTCAGGTACTCCACAGACTAAACAAAAAACAGCTTCCACTGTTTTTTGTAGATTTAGATCCAACGACCCACTCAAATGAAATATTCGAACTCAATTCTCTTCTTCATACTAAAGTAAAGGTTGAAGAACCCCACAAAACCAAAACGATCGCCCAATGTACTAATTGCCAGGACTATGGGCACACAAAGGTATATTGTGGCCACCCACCTCGCTGCGTCCGCTGTGGTAATGATCACCACTCTTCTTCCTGTCCGAAATGTCGAGATGAACCTCCTTGCTGTGCACTCTGTCACGGCAACCACCCGGCGAGCTACAAGGGTTGTTCTACTTACAAAGAGCTCCAACACCGTAAGAAATCAAActctaataataacaaattttttttcgatactAAAGATACTAATTTTAAGTCTAATTTTGTACAAGATAATCACCCTGTAGGTCCCACTCCTACTAATTCTCCCAAGGGGCAAAAACAATCCTACGCAGAGGCAGTAGCCAATCAGACAGCTCGGCATGAATTACCACCTTCAACACCTAATACCTCTTCTCCTTCAGAATCCAATATCACACTCTTAATGACAAGTTTCCTGAATGATTTCAAAACCTTAATTAATCCTCTAATCTCTCTACTAACAAAAGTAATCTCAAGcctattagataaaaaaaatgaataataatgccACAAATAACTCATTCCTAATCCTCCTCTTCAATGCCAACGGTCTCAAAAATCATATCAATGAATTACCaacagttttatataataaacgggTAGATATTGCACTAATAACAGAAACCCATTTCACAAAATACTCCTTTATAAATATCCCAGGTTACTTTTCTTTAAAATCGAACCACCCAGACAATACCGCACACGGTGGTGTAGCAATTCTAGTTAAAACTTCCTTATTTTATCAACCATTTCCTAACAATAGTTTCGATCATATACAATCCTGCTCTATCcaaatcaaattaaacataCCACTTACTATTGGCGCATTTTACTCTCCCCCTCGTCACAAAATCACTAAAGAAATTCtttcaaattactttaatacaattaaaaataattttattgtcggTGGTGATTACAACGCCAAGCATCAGAGCTGGGGTTGCCGTGCCAACAATCCTCGCGGCACCGTACTTTACAACTTAGCCAACGAAAGACATTTCCAAATTTTATCACCACCTGGACCTACTTATTGGCCTACCTCTCCTAAAAAAGCCCAGATATTTTAGATATCTTCTCAGCTAAAATTCCGGGCAACTTATATTGCTCTACCTATAACACTTTAGACTTAAACTCAGACCACTCTTCCGTATTACTTTCGATCTCTGCAATACCGTCAGTTCGTATAGAGCCTCCCAAACTATTCTCCCCCTTAACTAATCGTAAACAATTCCACGAtctaattaatgaaaaaataaacttaaatattaaacttaagtcCAGCACAGATATAGACGAAGCAGTCTATAATCTAACAAATCTCATTCAATCGACAGCATGGGCAACCACCAAGCCCGGCAAAAATAGAAACTTAAATTCCAAGCCACACCTTCTCCCAGAAGAAATCTGTAATCTGATTGTCGAAAAACGCAGGGCAAGAGCAAGGTACCAGGTCTCCCATCTCCCatcgcataaaataaaatataataaacttgcaaactcattaaaaaaaagctcttgcaaaacataaattaaatacctactcaaACTACTTTAGCCAACTTTTCAATGTATAAATCAACTAATTAATTCTAACTATTTCtcttgtactttttttttttttttctgttaagtataattaatttatatgtatagtgaTATGCTAATGACCTAGTAATCGAAGCAGAAATTACACAGCTTGTCGGCTGTAGATGGCAGTCTCTGGCGTGAAACCAAAAggttactaaattataaatctatctCAACCCCTCTCAAGAAAGAAGATAACTCCTTAGCTATTAGTGACCCAGAAAAAGCTGCTGTGTTTCAATCACacctttcaaatattttccaaCCCCACGCTGATATTCTTGATAACCAACACATGTGTAACGTTAAAAAATTTCTAGATTCCCCCTTATCAATAGGACCTCCTACAAAATACTACACTCCTAACGAGgtgaaaaacataattttaaaatactctaaCAAAAAATCTCCTGGCTTCGACCTAATAACCGCAGAAGTCGTCAAGTGTCTACCGAAAAAAGCAATCATACTATTAACTTACATTTACAACGCAATTCTAAGACTCTCTTACTTCCCCTTACTATGGAAATTCTCTCACATCGTTATGTTCTCCAAACCCAATAAACCACCTGACTCCCCTGGCTCCTACAGGCCTATAAGCCTTTTACCGTTCCTTTCAAAAATTTGTGAAAGGCTCATACTTCAGCGCATTTCCCCATATATTATCACCAATAACATCCTTCCTCCATCTCAGTTCGGCTTCCGTACCAACCATAGTACAATCCACCAAAAACATCGACTAGTTGATGCCATCTCAACAACTCGAACGCAAACAATACTGTACCTGTGCATTCCTAGACATATCCCAGGCATTCGATCGCGTCTGGCACGATGGCCTCCTATTCAAGCTTCGTAATTTTCTCCCCTCGCCACTTTTACTTCTTATTAAATCTTACTTAACAGatagatatttcaaaattcgCCTCGGGTCTTGCACTTCCGATTTAGCCCCAATCAATGCAGGAGTACCCCAAGGAGCCATTTTATCGCCTCTTCTTTTCAATATATACTCCTCCGATCAACCCATTTCACAAGACACCCTAGTCGCCGATTATGCCGATAATAAAGCTATAATGTTGATCCATGAAAATCCAGTTACAGCCTCAGCCAATTTGCAATCCCATCTTGATCTACTCTCCCAATGGTATACCAAATGGAGAATTAAACTCAACCACAGTAAATCAGTTCACACTACCTTCTCTCTTAAACGTGGTCTTTGCACACCTGTCACAGTTGACAATATACCAATTCCTATGTCCAATTCAGTAAAATATCTTGGCATCATACTTGATAAAAGACTAACTTGGAACCAacaaatcaaatcaaaaaggttaattttaaactctCGCTCCCgctcacttaaaaatttaattacaaataataaatgttcaagtttaaaaactaaattattaatttacaaatcacTGTTAAAGCCAATTTGGTCATACGGACTACAGTTTTGGGGTACAGCCAAAAAAACGAACctaaacaaaattcaaacatatcaaaatataactcTAAGAAAAATCACAAACGCCCAACCTTACATTTCTAATCTTACCCTTCATAACGACTTACGTATGAAATCTATAGAAGAAGAATCTGTAATCTTTTACAAACGATTCTTCTCACGCCTAAACAATCACGAAAATCCTCTGATTCAAAGCCTAAATTCCTTAACGCTCCCGAAAACCCTCGTAGGAGGCTAAAAAGAAGATGGTGCAGAGAcctcttaaattaaaaaaaaatgagcacCTTACCCACTGCTTAATAAATTTCCTGCCTTCTTACTCCCACCTTCctatcttcaattttataGGGTTACCATAGGGTGATTTCTTAATCAAGTCTTTTCATGTATAACTACTCTTTTcacatatacttattatgctatattgaatagattgtatattatctcttaaaaaataaaaaaataaaaaataaatgtacctattacgATTATCGTCCATCATTATTAATTGGCTAttggaaattttaaatgaaacaaaatttttccaatttttctgGTCCCAAGTTTCCTATTCTCCTCTTTTTTTGCTAACATTAACATTTggaattttctaatattaacatttttataataattataataatttaatcttaattatttactaattgttctttaaataattaaatattcataacaatGTAAGTACTAATAcagaacaatttttaagtctTTATTGTGATTATAAGACAGaagtaaatttgaaaatagtatacaaaaatataaataaaactctattattatttactaatataattattttactattactttatctatagatattatacatttaaaatatttttgaaatattactcACTTTAAGTACGTGTGCGTCCTCAGCGTTCTGACATTCCGGAGTAGTACGAGAATAGATATAGTAGCTGAAtctaaaatcatgttgaacATATTCACATTCAGCGTTCTTTTCGgctttcaatatattttctaataattgtcGATGTACTTTTAATGCCAGTCCCATTACATAAGTGTTATTAACAGCTTCGGCATTTCTTTCTACTGTCCATTTAAAGTCCACAGTTACTCAAGAATaatcaaaatagtaaatactaatatcGCAACGTAAGCGCACTTATTATAGAACCGTTCGTACTCCACACAGCACTGTTAACTCATTAACTGATTCACCGGATGAATCGAAAGACTGAACGTTAAACATGTATATCATtgttgttatcattattttttattttataacggtTCATGGactttagtaatatttttaattctgatTTTAGGCATTCTATGTCACCTAAGTAAGCTTTTGCAAAAGGAAGTATAATGTcgtatgttaaaaatgttgttgatTCTGGATTAAGAGCACTTATCCCGCTTATTATATCAGAATTTTCACCGAATCTCTTATCTAActcatttgttattttgtccAAAATACAATAGAATATTCCCGATCTAAATTCGTTTTCTTCTATTGGCACTTGTTTTTCCATACTGctattttcatatacaaatttttccaactcttttggtatttttttattcttctttgtTTAACTTTTTCAGATGGatgtgtaatattacaattttttgaaatatttgttgcttcgttataaaataatttgtgtttttcaAGATTTCTCAAAtccaaaaagtatttttttgtagattccactaatataatactattagcCATATCAGCCTTAACATCTTGTAAGTATTTACTCAGTATTTGTATTTGAGAAAGAATATCATCAAATACcaatagtaaataaacaaatttaaaatcaatttttcttaatagtCCTTCTGCTTCAAGAGAACgttttttattagttgaaaatgataatttatttaaaagtaacagAACAATTGTAAGAGTATTTCTTATAGCTTTACAACAATAAACTTGCGAAGACCATCTTGTTAGGCATAGGCGTTTTATTTCTACaggtttttttgtatttaatacttcTTTTTGTAgttcaataaattttgaatgaactacagaactagaaaaaaaaacatataattcttGTAACAGAGTAAAGAATAAATCAGCTTCTTCTATATTTTTTGCTACATCAACTATTACTAGATTTAGTCTATGGTTTACACAGTGGGTATATATTGCTTGAGGGacgtcatttttaaaaaatagcttGTACACCATTAATGTGGCCCCGCATAACACTTGCTCCGTCGTATGTTTGTGCCACACAATTGTTGATATCAATTTGGCATTTacttaaaacttgttttatatgcaaaaatagagaattaacatttaaatgtttaagagGTGTAAAACCTAAAAATCTCTCTTTTATTTCTCCGTGGAAAAAATATCTCACTACAATAGAAAGTTGCTCTGTCTTAGATACATCTTTTGTTTCATCAGCCATGACtgcaaaataaactaattcatttatttcttTAGAAATCTTAGATAGAATCATGGTGGacataatatgaacaatttcGTTTTGTATTGAATGATGTAAATACCTTGCATTTTTGGGTccattcatttttgttttaactacATCATCAAAATTACTAATGGCACTCATAACCTCAATAAAATTTCCTCTATTAAAACTCTATTCATTTTCAATATGTCCTCTTAAAGCTTGTCCTTGAACTGCCAGCATTCCTAATGAAATAATGATTGCCTTCATGTATCTTCTATTTTCCATTACTAAACGTTCATATTGGTCTGAAATTTGAGATAATactgaagtatttttatttttattttttttatattctacccatgatattaaacattgtttatgTTCGTCAGATTTATCATGCAAAGGAAATCCTTTGGCAGACATTGCATTTTTCCAGTTTTTGTATCCTGTAGTTCTATAGTTTGTgtctaaatttgtttttaatttattggaaaaaaatctaaaaggaAAGCAAAATGCAGAATCTTCAATTTTGCTGTACTCCAACCATTTATAAAGTTCACACCAGTTGGAATTAAAACCTCTCATCCGTTTTGTTTGACCGACTCCATAAACagtttttggatatttttttagtttgtgttgAGTAGGACCCTCGTCTAAATTTTGACTTATATCATTAGGCCCAGGTACTTGTCAAAAACTATCtggttttgttaaatattttgcagCTACTTCATgttcattataattgttaattacctCTATATCATTTTCACAATTGCTTTCTTCACTTAAATcatcactaaaaaataatattaaaaataaaattctcttAATACAGATAAAagctacattaattattaaattcttaatattaaaggtattataaaatataaaaaataatcaaaatttaattaatttaatttttaactacatatctacattctacataaattataagattactaagctaataatttaactatttatcataaaattcaaatttaacacaatataactGGAATGTATCTAACTAAACATATAAGCCCACCTCAATATTTCACAGGATCTTAACTGATAAATACATGATTGCACATTGCACATTACATacccattattaaaatataatataggtaattagaaaattaaattgacaCTAACctacttaaattgttattttcataatcatCATTATCACTAGACATCAATTCTTGATTGCTTTCAATggcaatattatgaatatttctttaaaaaaaaaaaaattattaattaactgatacttacaaattacaattacattgTGATAAAGTATAGGTTCTCAGTTCTAATAGATTatggaaaaatatacaatgtcaATACTGAATAATgagttatacctataaaatacttgaacatattatattcaagatACATacaggtatttaaatatttaatatataattaataggcaattttaaatacctggTTATAGGATTAGAAACTATCAAACTGGAGCACTTCGGTTCATTGTGTCCAGACTCATCTTcagtaatattgttaatagaacttttttgtttttttgactTAATGAAAAagtcactaatattatttgtatttctcttcgacatattttttttttttaataaaatcatacggTTGGATAAATTACacacataaaacaatatataggtagacaATATGTCAATACTGAATACACTTGGTACTGTCAACTTCACAGAGCACACTTCacaaacgaataatattattaattaatataacataagtgcaaattacaacaatacaatgaatgataattttagaaataattgataatgagCATAATCTAGCACAGAATAACTGTCCCACTGAATCTATTTATAGATGCACGGAGGTTTACCCATATAATCAAAAGTGTgtagtgtgtatatatattatcaatagttTACAGGTCTATGTTTAttctaagaatattatcaataactatcatataatattaaatataatttagaagtatttatattgttaaattacagACAgtgaacaaaatacaaataccattatttaatattttcagattttCTGCTTATGaaaaatgactatattattatgtctaagACCAGGTTAGTGGTAGGGCCACTGGTAGGGCCAGGCATTGGCGCCGCCACTGCATAGGTTcacgttttaaatatatcacccccccccccactGAGCCAGATTGCTTATTTGAGATCTTAATTCTTAATACCGACTCCGGTATACATAACACGAACTGTacacatatatcatatatctCAGTCTTTATATTCATTGACACTATATTGTTGGCGACCGACACGCGACGTCACAGCTATTGAAATTACTACATTTCTTAGTCCAGAActctacattataataaaagaatattatatacataatcattTTGTAAATTCAGCGTTAGTGATTCATTTAACCTTGAATGCTCTATAGTTGGAATTTCCAAATTCGAAAATACCTAAGGCTCAAGGGTCGCATCCGACACACGAACAACTCTTTGTCAGGCACTCCCAGGGACagcgataattttttttttaaatatatatcacgaATCGTTATCGTATACATTACTCATCAATCATCATATATGATGTACCGTGTGACGCATATACTAATTACCAGGTATTCTTATCTgtctcattatttaataaatattttacaattaaaaattgtattgactTGTAAAAATTTGACTAACTAAAAgcttttaaattctatagatTAGGTATAGTCTTCGAAGACCCTTGTTCCGCGTGCTGCCAGGTTATAAAATGGTTAAGACTATACGATCTTGGCAAAAAGTTCGTATTTTTCGTCCAAATACCGTACCtacttacaaacatttttattcacagatctcataatttcaaatcacatatcgttattaattattgtatacacaatatatgacTTTGTCATATAATTGCCGTATATTTCTTctcaaatgtatatactaaCGCCATAGTAATTCCACAGaataagttattatgtatttgataatattataaagtttacctatttatatgacataaaatgataaaaactatagaaaaatCGCGTTTATTTATAAGGTTAATATATTTGGCGtcctttcatttaaaattatataacaaaatattaatagttaaacatGACTTTTTGGAATGTGTTCAATTtaccaaacaataattttcgaataaaaataagatttttacctatataagatgatattaaatagttttaacttaATCCAAAATACTTctagataaacaataatttgcaatttaattttataaaaaaataaatttaattaattaaaacttattatcttTGAACTacttacctaatatttttacaaaaatgaattattattaaaaaataaacaaaatgttatcaaataaTCTATTCTAGGTGCTAGTgttcatttattcaaataataagcaCATTTTCGCGGTGGTACCGagagtaaaaacaatttactaaaaatcgtttggccaataattttatatcaaaattgtttaatggGTAACTTAAATACTTCCTCCATCACTAAACGACTTTTTCAATATCTTAGTCTTCTTGtatcctataataataatttttttaaaacaaatctcTTCGTATCGTTTGTTTTCATTACCTCCAACAAGCTCCACAAAAACTcgctaattaaattaatataattgttaattatttgcaataattattattattgtgcaatttattttgcattacgATTACGATCAACaactatgatttttatacataggtattgaTTTCAAGCTCAATGCAGGTATCAGCCACGTTACACAACTCTTAATTTGTGAGTTTTTTTCAGGGATTCAGTAATGCCCAGTGCAAATctcattcataataaatacacaaaaaaaaaacgcttaaattatgaaaaaagt
This genomic stretch from Rhopalosiphum maidis isolate BTI-1 chromosome 3, ASM367621v3, whole genome shotgun sequence harbors:
- the LOC113557924 gene encoding uncharacterized protein LOC113557924 — its product is MDSPLNIELNRIMQIVLETIRINRSTTVDVLLDALKLNYPNVNTIHLQYKLNKVIRELKNENVIHEIKKHKIDFGQNVHCWTQNMFLIDLNIIQCLKVLDKLLSEIIKISNKQSGSVGGGSKKQKSSINNITEDESGHNEPKCSSLIVSNPITRNIHNIAIESNQELMSSDNDDYENNNLSSDDLSEESNCENDIEVINNYNEHEVAAKYLTKPDSF